One region of Monomorium pharaonis isolate MP-MQ-018 chromosome 11, ASM1337386v2, whole genome shotgun sequence genomic DNA includes:
- the LOC105837840 gene encoding cation-dependent mannose-6-phosphate receptor, whose amino-acid sequence MKTKLGKMCGHNATLFIVLSLFLILFCDTTSSECMQLASCMCSLPDGHYYNLTSLADAEPLFDNRNNWTVYFHPCTNRPIVIGNDTKTCGGNGVSLCMKNNTEVLNMGTVQETHMKLTENNVLLFEIHHNNTKSTIIIFCNRVDNKTSFTLDTPIPDPKNFSFRLMSPYGCAIQPERGLSTGSVLVILFFISVGVYFIGGIIVLKALRGATGWEMIPNHDFWCKLPSLVRDGVVFTFNCCRADSYERI is encoded by the exons ATGAAAACAAAACTGGGAAAGATGTGCGGTCATAACGCGACGTTGTTTATTGTGCTCTCGTTATTTCTGATACTGTTCTGCGACACGACGTCATCGGAATGCATGCAGCTGGCTTCCTGCATGTGCTCGTTACCGGACGGCCATTATTACAATTTGACCAGTCTTGCTGATGCAGA accaCTTTTTGATAACAGGAATAATTGGACAGTATATTTTCATCCATGTACAAATCGACCAATAGTAATAGGCAATGATACCAAAACATGTGGTGGAAATGGAGTATCG cTATGTATGAAGAATAACACAGAAGTATTAAATATGGGCACAGTACAAGAAACACACATGAAATTGACtgaaaacaatgttttattgtTTGAAATACATCATAATAACACTAAGTCGacgataattattttctgtaacAGAGTGGACAACAAAACAAGTTTCACATTGGATACTCCGATTCCAGAccctaaaaatttt tCTTTTAGACTGATGTCACCATATGGGTGTGCGATACAACCAGAAAGGGGATTATCAACAGGCTCTGTCTTGgtgattttattctttatcagCGTTGGGGTATACTTCATTGGTGGTATTATTGTGCTGAAAGCATTGAGAGGAGCGACGGGCTGGGAAATGATACCTAATCATGATTTCTGGTGCAAGCTTCCTTCGTTAGTCAGA GATGGTGTTGTCTTCACTTTCAACTGTTGTCGAGCGGACAGCTacgaaagaatataa